GAAGAGCTTCCACTCGGCGAGGTCGTCGCACGTACAGGCCTGCCCAAAACCACGGCCTTTCGCCTGCTCCGCACGCTCATTCACGGTGGCCTGCTCGAGCGCTCAAGCTCTGGCATCTACCGCAACCTCTTCGGTCCCGTTGCCGCGCGCCCGTTCCGCATCGGCTTTGCTGCGCAGGGCGATTCAGACTTCTGCCGCGCCGTGATGCAGAGCCTCGAAACAGCCGCGCTGCGCGAGCACGTCAATCTCATCACCGTAAACAATCGCTACTCCGCGCGCGAGGCGCTGCGCAACGCCGATCTGCTCATCAAGGAGCGCGTCGACCTCATCCTCGAATACCAGACCTACGAACGCGTAGCGCCAGTCATCGCCTCGAAGTTCCTCGAAGCCAACACGCCCGTCATCGCCATCGAGATTCCGCACCCAGGTGCAACTTACTTTGGCGCCAACAACTACAAAGCCGGCCTCATCGGCGGCAAGGCGCTCGGCCGCTGGGCACGTGAGCATTGGGACGGCAAAGTCGACCGCCTCTTGCTGCTCGAACTCCCCATCGCCGGCTCACTGCTAGACCTCCGCATCACCGGCCTCGTCGACGGTCTCCGCTCCGAGCTGCCGCAGATCGCAGGCGTGCCCGTCGTCCACCTGAACGGACGCGGCGACTTCGAAGATGTTCTCGAAGTCATGCGCCAATATCTGCGCCGCGCCCCGGCAAAGCGCACGCTCGTCGGCACGGTCAACGACGTCTGCGCCCTCGCTGCGCTCCGCGCCTTCGAAGAAGCTGGAGCAAGTGAGCGCGTCGCAGTCGTCGGCCAGAATGCCATCCTCGACGCCCGTAATGAGCTGCGTCGTCTCAACACTCGCCTCGTCGGCACAGTGGCCTACTTCCCGGAACGCTACGGTGACGAGATCATCCCGCTCGCCCTGCAAATCCTCAATAAGAAACCCGTGCCATCGACGGTCTTCGTCAAACACCAGCTCATCACCGCGCGCAACGTCGACCTGATTTATCCGCTCGACGAACGCCGAGATCTCCATGCTGCGCATCTACCCAGACAGAATGGCCGTCTCGCCGCAGTCCGTTAGCTATTCCGAATAGCGGAATTTTTAGTGGGCGATTTATCGCTTTATTACCCCAACACACACGGCAGTAGACTCGAACCTGTGAAGCTCACCCGCCGCACCTTCATCAAGACCGCCACTGCGGTAGCAGCCATGCCCGCTCTCGCCGGCGCCGAGGTGGCAAATGCCACGCGAGAGCCTCTACAGGAGCTTCCATACTCCGCCATCCAACTCGCTGGCGGCCCACTTAAGCGTCACTACGACGCAATGCATGCGCACTACTTGTCGCTCTCGAATGACCGCCTCCTCAAAGTCTACCGCCAGCGAGCCGGACTCCCAGCTCCAGGAGAAGACATGGGCGGCTGGTACGACTTGAACGGCTTCGTCCCCGGCCACTCCCTCGGCCAATACATCTCCGGCATCGCCCGCTTCGGTGCCAGCACGGGAGACCAGGCCTGCCACGAAAAGGTCCACGCACTGGTCACAGGCTTCGCAGCCACACTCGGGCCGGACAACCAATCCATCCTCCGCCCCGAAACCAATCTCTGGCCCTGCTACATCCTCGACAAGCACTTCATCGGCCTCATTGACGCCGCCACGCTCAGCAACGTCTCCGAATCCATCCCCTTGCTCAGCCGTGTACTCAGCGGAGCAAAGCCACTTCTACCCTCCCAGGGCCGCGACCGCATCGGCAAAAAGAAGCCTCCCTATGACGAAACCTATGTCATGCCGGAGAACCTCTTCACCGCGCACCAGCTCACCGGCAATCCAGAATTTCGTAATCTGGCCACCCGCTACTTGCTCGACCGCGAGCTCTTCGATCCGCTCGCCCGCGGCAACGATCCATTCCCCGGCCAGCATGCCTACTCCCATGCCATCGCGCTCAGCTCCGCAGCGAAGGCATACCTTACACTCGGCGACGCAAAATACCGCACCGCAATCGAAAACGCCTTCACCCTCCTGACCACACAACAGCAGTTCGCCTCCGGAGGCTGGGGGCCAAACGAAACCTTCATCACGCCACACAAGGGCGAGCTCTACGCCTCGCTCCAAACCACCGCCGACCACTTCGAGACCCCATGCGGCTCCTACGCCGCCACCAAGCTCGCCCGCTATCTCATCCGCACCACGCCCGATGCACGCCAACTCCCACGCTACGGCGACAACCTCGAGCGCGCCCTCTGGAACACGATCCTCGCCGCCAAATATCCCGACTCCAACGGCGACTATTTCTACTACTCCACCTACTCGCCCAACGCGACCAAGGTCTACTACCCGAAGAAGTGGCCCTGTTGCTCCGGCACACTCGCCCAGACCGTCGCCGACTACCCGCTCAACCTCTACTTTCAATCGCCCACAGGCATCCACATCAACACCTACGCTTCGTCGCAACTGAAGTGGAAGCAGGGAAGCACACCCGTCACGCTCACTCAAACCACCAACTACCCAGCAGAAGACACCATCGCGATCATGCTTCATCCCGAAGCGCCAACAACCTTCACGCTCACCTTGCGCATCCCCGGCTGGGCGCCATCCGCAGCCACTATCACCATCAACAACGAGCCGCCCGTCAAAGTAGCGGCAGGCGCCTCCGCCACACTCCGCGCGCACTGGCGCTCCGGAGACCGCATCACCCTCGCCATCCCGCAGGACTTCCGCACCGAAGCCATCGACGAGCAGCACCCTGAAACCGTAGCCCTCATGCGCGGCCCCGTGCAGTACGTAGCACTCAATCCTCCAGGCGATCTCCCGCAGGACCGCCTGCCACTACCCAGCAGTCTCAAACAAGCCGCCCCCGAAGTCTTCACTGAAAACTACAGTGGTCGCAAACTCATCTTCGTCCCGATCTACCGCATCCAGAACGAGACCTACACCGCATACTTCACCCGTGCCTGACGCGGAAAATTTACCTCCGCTCCACCTGTCATTCTGAGCGAAGCGAAGAACCCCAGCATTTGTCTTCGCAATCGTCGTTGTAGTTGTCTTTGCTGTTGCAGTTGGTTTCGACTTTGTTGCCACAATCATTTTGAGTTGTCATCCTTCCGCGAAGCGGGAGGAATTGCTTTTCGCTTGTTCCTGTTACACACATGCCCATCCACGATCCA
This is a stretch of genomic DNA from Edaphobacter acidisoli. It encodes these proteins:
- a CDS encoding substrate-binding domain-containing protein, producing MSAARKKSAVVEEILSEPISVESARRGDRNESLTVLRACEVLKAFRNLGEELPLGEVVARTGLPKTTAFRLLRTLIHGGLLERSSSGIYRNLFGPVAARPFRIGFAAQGDSDFCRAVMQSLETAALREHVNLITVNNRYSAREALRNADLLIKERVDLILEYQTYERVAPVIASKFLEANTPVIAIEIPHPGATYFGANNYKAGLIGGKALGRWAREHWDGKVDRLLLLELPIAGSLLDLRITGLVDGLRSELPQIAGVPVVHLNGRGDFEDVLEVMRQYLRRAPAKRTLVGTVNDVCALAALRAFEEAGASERVAVVGQNAILDARNELRRLNTRLVGTVAYFPERYGDEIIPLALQILNKKPVPSTVFVKHQLITARNVDLIYPLDERRDLHAAHLPRQNGRLAAVR
- a CDS encoding beta-L-arabinofuranosidase domain-containing protein: MKLTRRTFIKTATAVAAMPALAGAEVANATREPLQELPYSAIQLAGGPLKRHYDAMHAHYLSLSNDRLLKVYRQRAGLPAPGEDMGGWYDLNGFVPGHSLGQYISGIARFGASTGDQACHEKVHALVTGFAATLGPDNQSILRPETNLWPCYILDKHFIGLIDAATLSNVSESIPLLSRVLSGAKPLLPSQGRDRIGKKKPPYDETYVMPENLFTAHQLTGNPEFRNLATRYLLDRELFDPLARGNDPFPGQHAYSHAIALSSAAKAYLTLGDAKYRTAIENAFTLLTTQQQFASGGWGPNETFITPHKGELYASLQTTADHFETPCGSYAATKLARYLIRTTPDARQLPRYGDNLERALWNTILAAKYPDSNGDYFYYSTYSPNATKVYYPKKWPCCSGTLAQTVADYPLNLYFQSPTGIHINTYASSQLKWKQGSTPVTLTQTTNYPAEDTIAIMLHPEAPTTFTLTLRIPGWAPSAATITINNEPPVKVAAGASATLRAHWRSGDRITLAIPQDFRTEAIDEQHPETVALMRGPVQYVALNPPGDLPQDRLPLPSSLKQAAPEVFTENYSGRKLIFVPIYRIQNETYTAYFTRA